The DNA segment TTCGGCTTTGCATCTGCCCTGGGCTATGTGATGGTGATTATCATCGGACTTCTGTCCTGGGTACAGTTCAAAGTGACAAAGGAGGAGTAAACATGGTAAAAAAAGCAGGAATTTATATCTTTTTAATCGCTGCGGCCTTTCTTTCCCTGTTTCCCTTCTACTTTATGTTTGTAAGCGGAACCAACACAAACCAGGCAATCCTTCAGGCGCCGCCGCGGCTGCTCCCGGGTGCCATGCTCCTTGAGAATTTCTCTATCCTCATTGAGAAAATGGACATCATCCGGGTAGCCTTCAATACCTTGTTCATCTCCACGGTTTTTACCGTGCTGACCCTGGTGCTTTACTCTTCCGCCGGATACATCCTGGCAAAGTTTGAATTCAAGGGCAAGGGCCTGATCTTCGGCTTTATCATGGTCTCCATGATGATCCCGGCACAGGTCATGTACGTCCCCTTGTTCCAGCTTTTCGTGTCCGTGAACATGACGAACACCTACTCCGCCGTCATCCTGCCCTCCCTGGCAAACGCCTTCGGCGTCTTCCTTATGAGGCAGAACATGATGAACTTCCCCACGGCCCTCGTGGAGGCGGCAAGGATCGACGGGGCCAGCGAATTCGGTATTTTCTGCCGGATCGTGCTTCCGAATGTGAAGCCGGCCTTAAGCGCCCTCGTCATCTACATGTTCACGAATATGTGGAACAACTTCATGTGGCCGTTGATCGTCCTTGAAACAAAGGAAATGTACAACTTCCCGGTGGCCCTGGCCGTCCTGGACGGGAACCCCACCAACAAAAACTTCGCCGTCATCCTGTTGGCGACTGCCATCGCAACGCTTCCGATCCTGGTAATCTTCATGGTATTCCAGAAGCAGTTTGTGGCCGGCGTCATGGGCGGAGCGGTAAAAGAGTGATCTCCGCATAGAAAGCGGCAGCAAGAATCCTTTTTTTGGGTTCCTGCTGCCGTTTTTTAATTTTCTTTTGCCGCCGGGTACTCGCTGCATAAAAGCCGGTACGGCGGCTCGTCCTCCTCGATTTCCGGGAACCGCCCCACCTTTTCGTAAAACCGGTTGTCGGTGTTGTCGTCGTTGCACTGGCTCACTTCCCCAAGAAGTACCGGCCCTGTGCCCTCTTCCACCTCAAAATCGTGGTACAGGTACGGAGAAATTGTGATGCTCTCGCCCGGGGCCAGGCGCACCTGGGCGCCGGCCGGAACCACCATCTCGCGGCCGTCCACGTGCACATGGACATCGCTCTCCCGATCCAGGCCTTCCTCTTTCGTGGAATTGTAAACGCGAATCAGCACATTCCCGCCGCCGCGGTTTATGATGTCCTCCATCTTCGACCAGTGGAAATGCATCGGTGAATACTGCCCCTCGCGGATGTATAAAAGCTTTTCCGCATAAGTCTTCGCGTACTTGTCTTTTTCCTTCAGGTTCCCGTTCCTGAGCGTAATCAGGGAAAAGCCCACCTTCTTAAAATCCCCCAGGCCATAGTCGGTGATGTCCCACCCGAGCATGTTGTCACGGATTTCGTCGTACTCGTGTCCTTTCTCCTCCCACTCCGCCGGCGTAAAATGGCAGAACGGCGGAACGGCGAACCGGTATTCCCGGAGCATAGCTTCCATTTCCTTTAAAGCCGCATTGATTTCACTGCGTTTCATGGATGTCCCTCCTTATCCTGTTTCTCATTTTACCTCGGCGAAAGCGCAGAAGGCAAGCCGTTTTTTACCGCAGGACTCCATTTCCGGAAAGATAATATTTCTGCTGCATCAAATGTTCCATGCCGATGGGGCCGCCGTAAGGATATTTCTGGGTACTGATTCCCATCTCGCCGCCCATGCCGAAGCCGGCTCCGTCCGTCAGCCTTGTCGACACGTTCCACCCGACGACGTTTGCCTCGACGCTGGCCATGAAACGA comes from the Eubacteriaceae bacterium Marseille-Q4139 genome and includes:
- a CDS encoding carbohydrate ABC transporter permease; translated protein: MVKKAGIYIFLIAAAFLSLFPFYFMFVSGTNTNQAILQAPPRLLPGAMLLENFSILIEKMDIIRVAFNTLFISTVFTVLTLVLYSSAGYILAKFEFKGKGLIFGFIMVSMMIPAQVMYVPLFQLFVSVNMTNTYSAVILPSLANAFGVFLMRQNMMNFPTALVEAARIDGASEFGIFCRIVLPNVKPALSALVIYMFTNMWNNFMWPLIVLETKEMYNFPVALAVLDGNPTNKNFAVILLATAIATLPILVIFMVFQKQFVAGVMGGAVKE
- a CDS encoding D-lyxose/D-mannose family sugar isomerase, which gives rise to MKRSEINAALKEMEAMLREYRFAVPPFCHFTPAEWEEKGHEYDEIRDNMLGWDITDYGLGDFKKVGFSLITLRNGNLKEKDKYAKTYAEKLLYIREGQYSPMHFHWSKMEDIINRGGGNVLIRVYNSTKEEGLDRESDVHVHVDGREMVVPAGAQVRLAPGESITISPYLYHDFEVEEGTGPVLLGEVSQCNDDNTDNRFYEKVGRFPEIEEDEPPYRLLCSEYPAAKEN